One region of Drosophila subobscura isolate 14011-0131.10 chromosome J, UCBerk_Dsub_1.0, whole genome shotgun sequence genomic DNA includes:
- the LOC117895240 gene encoding UPF0193 protein EVG1 homolog, translating to MSRHRYNNVQLKALPGALKVEQQEQQEDGAQGSTEKLPLWPSERIPPGGAGAFHSTKVKYSKETSELIRLLVKESKMSILMRKQIDESLRNGEPLPLPKPPRPNTNNDPDKETLAILDRARNAKRKNLRQIEASGAYNMSYYRPPTDNRMAGEKAKSQLQFTMAGTHLADPSVKPLRRPREEQLVTEEDIINELLDQINERAMWLTEMESLGQGKKYRQEIRDQISERLHRIQALESKIKMKSTGGYRFVD from the exons ATGAGCCGACATCGCTATAATAATGTGCAGCTTAAGGCGCTGCCGGGTGCCTTgaaggtggagcagcaagagcagcaggaggatggcGCACAAGGCAGCACAGAGAAGTTGCCCCTGTGGCCAAGTGAGCGCATTCCACCGGGCGGTGCTGGAGCCTTTCACTCTACCAAGGTCAAGTACAGCAAGGAGACCTCTGAATTGATTCGTC TGCTCGTCAAGGAGTCCAAGATGTCCATATTGATGCGTAAGCAAATCGATGAGAGTCTGCGCAATGGGGAGCCATTGCCGCTGCCCAAGCCGCCACGTCCCAACACCAACAATGACCCGGACAAGGAGACGTTGGCCATTCTCGATCGTGCTCGCAATGCCAAGCGCAAGAATCTACGACAGATTGAGGCCAGTGGTGCCTACAACATGAGCTACTACCGCCCACCCACAGATAATCGCATGGCCGGGGAGAAGGCCAAGTCCCAGCTGCAGTTTACCATGGCTGGAACACATCTGGCCGATCCGTCCGTGAAACCACTGCGACGTCCGCGTGAGGAGCAACTCGTAACAGAGGAGGACATCATCAACGAAC TCTTGGATCAGATCAACGAGCGCGCCATGTGGCTGACCGAAATGGAATCGCTGGGCCAAGGCAAGAAGTATCGCCAGGAGATTCGCGATCAGATATCCGAGCGCTTGCATCGCATCCAGGCCTTGGAGTCGAAGATTAAGATGAAGTCTACCGGTGGCTATCGCTTCGTCGACTAA
- the LOC117895239 gene encoding arginine kinase-like, producing the protein MLRLQALRPGTFLLFCRQASKAGKTIDSDALVRLEEGYKELAASDSKSLLKKHLKKDLFDKLKKKTTASFNSSLLDCIQTGLSNHDSAVGIVAPEPEAYKTFAEIFDPIIEDFHKGFKKTDKHPECCFGKCNDFANLDPDNKYILSTRVRCGRSVKNFPFISCLSESAFAELESMISGALNTMSGSYKGSYLPLSGIEKSVQQKLIDQHFLFRDCDRFLKTSGAKRFWPAARGIYFNEDRNFVVWVNEEDHLRIISMEKGGDIGKVYERMIGGVEVLEKHLDFSRDERLGYLTFCPTNLGSTIRASVHIKLPNLSDNPKEFWKLMDKYNLQRRGTRGEHTKVEGGVYDISNKRRVGLTEYEAVKEMYDGIRALIDAENKIFK; encoded by the coding sequence ATGCTACGACTACAAGCACTTCGTCCTGggacatttttattgttttgtcgGCAGGCAAGCAAGGCAGGGAAGACCATCGACTCGGATGCACTGGTGCGGCTGGAGGAGGGCTACAAGGAACTGGCCGCCTCCGACTCCAAGTCGCTGTTAAAGAAGCACCTTAAGAAGGACCTCTTCGACAAGTTAAAGAAGAAAACGACAGCATCCTTCAACTCCTCGCTGCTGGACTGCATTCAAACTGGGCTGAGCAACCACGACTCGGCCGTTGGAATCGTTGCTCCCGAACCAGAGGCATACAAAACATTTGCGGAAATCTTTGATCCCATTATCGAGGACTTTCACAAGGGCTTCAAGAAAACGGACAAGCACCCCGAGTGTTGCTTCGGCAAGTGCAATGATTTCGCCAATCTTGATCCCGACAACAAGTACATTCTGTCCACGCGTGTCCGCTGCGGACGATCCGTGAAGAACTTTCCCTTCATCTCCTGCCTGAGCGAGAGCGCATTTGCGGAGCTGGAGTCCATGATATCCGGTGCCTTGAACACGATGAGCGGCTCTTATAAAGGCAGCTACCTCCCGCTCAGCGGCATCGAAAAGTCCGTGCAACAGAAGCTCATTGACCAGCACTTCTTGTTCCGGGATTGCGACCGTTTCCTGAAGACGTCTGGTGCCAAGCGCTTTTGGCCCGCTGCACGCGGCATCTACTTCAACGAGGACCGCAATTTCGTGGTGTGGGTTAACGAAGAGGACCACCTCCGCATCATTTCAATGGAGAAGGGCGGGGACATCGGCAAGGTGTACGAACGCATGATCGGCGGCGTGGAGGTCTTGGAAAAGCACCTCGACTTTAGCCGTGACGAGCGTCTGGGCTATCTGACCTTCTGCCCCACTAATCTGGGCTCAACGATACGCGCATCTGTGCACATCAAGCTGCCCAATCTGTCGGACAATCCGAAGGAGTTTTGGAAGCTGATGGATAAATACAATCTGCAAAGGCGCGGCACCCGCGGCGAGCACACCAAGGTCGAGGGCGGTGTCTATGACATCTCAAACAAGCGTCGGGTGGGCCTAACTGAGTACGAGGCCGTCAAGGAGATGTACGATGGGATTCGTGCCCTAATCGATGCCGAAAACAAGATATTTAAATAG
- the LOC117895238 gene encoding protein phosphatase methylesterase 1 → MSSLQRTMLKGKLPPTIPSGRIGRADSFKKSRIRDYKPGMWNEFFAEKEDVTVDEQRTFRVYRTKKPEKPGPVLLLLHGGGYSALTWAHFCSEVTSMIHCQCLCIDLRGHGDSKVDDEDDLSADTISKDIGDLILKLYPEEVPQLFLVGHSMGGAIAVHFASMSLVPNLIGITVIDVVEGTAMEALASMQSFLRSRPKYFQSIPNAIEWCIRSGQVRNVDSAKVSMPGQIINCTTNQLATNDLPLPDDVLEEAHHNSMFPNPFSISEDEEVSPPGDGEEGSAEGLAAGTDFKKPVTTKEATEAARNYTWRIDLSKSEKYWVGWFSGLSDKFLNLRLPKQLLLASIDGLDRTLTVGQMQGRFQMQVLARCGHAVHEDRPHEVAEVISGYLIRNRFAEAASEFRSHMPSC, encoded by the exons ATGTCGAGCTTACAGCGAACCATGCTCAAGGGCAAGTTGCCACCCACCATACCGAGCGGGCGCATTGGTAGAGC AGACTCCTTCAAGAAGTCGCGCATACGTGACTACAAGCCGGGCATGTGGAACGAGTTCTTTGCCGAAAAGGAGGATGTCACGGTGGATGAGCAGCGAACTTTTCGTGTCTATCGCACCAAGAAGCCCGAGAAGCCGGGACCAGTTCTGTTGCTACTACATGGCGGTGGCTACTCGGCACTCACCTGGGCGCACTTTTGT tccGAGGTGACGAGTATGATAcactgccagtgcctgtgcaTTGACCTGAGAGGCCACGGGGACAGCAAGGTGGACGACGAGGATGACCTCTCGGCAGATACGATTTCAAA GGACATTGGCGATTTGATACTTAAACTGTATCCAGAGGAGGTGCCGCAACTCTTTTTGGTCGGCCACTCCATGGGAGGCGCTATTGCAGTCCATTTTGCTTCCATGTCATTGGTGCCCAACCTAATCGGCATCACCGTCATCGATGTTGTTGAGGGAACGGCCATGGAGGCGTTGGCCAGCATGCAAAGCTTCCTTCGCTCGCGTCCAAAGTATTTCCAGAGTATTCCCAATGCCATCGAATGGTGCATACGGAGCGGACAGGTGCGCAATGTCGACAGTGCCAAAGTCTCAATGCCCGGACAGATAATCAA CTGTACAACGAATCAGCTGGCAACGAATGACCTGCCATTACCCGATGACGTGCTGGAGGAGGCGCATCATAACAGCATGTTTCCCAATCCGTTCAGCATTTCCGAAGATGAAGAAGTTTCGCCACCAGGCGATGGCGAGGAAGGTAGCGCTGAAGGTTTAGCAGCCGGCACCGACTTTAAGAAACCCGTCACGACCAAGGAGGCGACTGAAGCTGCCAGAAA TTACACCTGGCGCATCGATCTCTCAAAGTCGGAGAAGTACTGGGTGGGCTGGTTCTCGGGCCTGAGCGACAAGTTTCTCAACCTTCGATTGCCCAAGCAACTTCTCTTGGCCAGCATAGATGGATTGGATCGAACACTGACCGTCGGCCAAATGCAGGGTCGCTTCCAAATGCAAGTCTTGGCACGCTGCGGACATGCCGTGCACGAGGACCGTCCACACGAGGTTGCCGAGGTAATTAGCGGCTACTTGATACGCAATCGCTTCGCAGAGGCAGCCAGCGAATTCCGCAGCCACATGCCATCGTGTTGA